The following proteins are encoded in a genomic region of Nonomuraea muscovyensis:
- a CDS encoding alpha/beta fold hydrolase, translated as MVNLPSVLSLQGCDLRYADSGGDGVPLVFSHGAGADHVMFDGQREYFRARGYRVVTWDMRGHGLSRPAGARFTAERAIADLRALIDHLALDRPVLVGQSLGGNLGQAIVRRHPDLARALIVIGATWNTPPLSWKERLLLKAAAPSLSMIPAKDLPRLMAEASAVSEAARADARRAFSRLSKKEFVQVWRATVEFLTPDPGYRTPVPLCLIRGEQDRTGNIATAMPAWAKAEGVEEVVIPGAGHIANQDDPQAVNEAIEEFLRTVSAPKRARRCA; from the coding sequence ATGGTGAATCTGCCGTCTGTGCTGTCGCTCCAGGGGTGCGACCTACGCTACGCCGACAGCGGCGGCGACGGCGTGCCGCTGGTGTTCTCGCACGGTGCCGGAGCCGATCACGTGATGTTCGACGGCCAGCGCGAGTACTTCCGTGCCCGCGGGTATCGGGTCGTGACGTGGGACATGCGCGGCCATGGCCTGTCCCGCCCGGCCGGTGCCCGGTTCACCGCCGAGCGGGCGATCGCGGACCTGCGCGCGCTGATCGACCACCTTGCGCTGGACCGGCCGGTGCTCGTGGGGCAGTCACTCGGCGGCAACCTCGGCCAGGCGATCGTCCGACGGCACCCGGACCTGGCACGGGCGCTGATCGTCATCGGTGCGACGTGGAACACCCCGCCGTTGTCGTGGAAGGAGCGGCTGCTGCTGAAGGCGGCCGCACCGAGCTTGTCGATGATCCCGGCCAAGGACCTTCCGCGTCTGATGGCCGAGGCCTCCGCGGTGAGCGAGGCCGCGCGGGCCGATGCCCGGCGGGCCTTCTCCCGGCTGTCGAAGAAGGAGTTCGTCCAGGTGTGGCGGGCAACGGTCGAGTTCCTCACGCCGGATCCCGGCTATCGCACGCCGGTGCCGCTGTGCCTGATCCGAGGCGAGCAGGACCGTACCGGCAACATCGCCACCGCCATGCCCGCATGGGCCAAGGCCGAAGGCGTCGAGGAGGTCGTCATCCCCGGTGCCGGACACATCGCCAACCAGGACGACCCCCAGGCGGTGAACGAGGCGATCGAGGAGTTCCTGCGCACGGTCTCGGCCCCGAAGCGGGCACGGCGGTGTGCGTGA
- a CDS encoding Tn3 family transposase, translating into MIRRAHSELGRAIRTITLLRYLSEPQSREQITQVTNRNEAFHGFADWLMFGGRLIGQSDPDHQEKVIKFNELLANCVMYSTALDITGSANEIAAEGQPVDLDDLATVSPYITHTVRRFGNWTLNLTPPDDTPNTRLDLEPRVLFAAPWTDPPHEMPKATGGDEDSQREAPRRAGRAARHR; encoded by the coding sequence ATGATCCGCAGGGCGCACAGCGAGCTCGGCCGGGCGATCCGCACCATTACGCTGCTGCGCTATCTGTCCGAGCCGCAGTCGCGAGAGCAGATCACCCAGGTCACCAACCGGAACGAGGCCTTCCACGGTTTCGCCGATTGGCTGATGTTCGGCGGCAGGCTCATCGGCCAGAGCGACCCCGACCACCAGGAGAAGGTCATCAAGTTCAACGAGTTGCTCGCCAACTGCGTCATGTACTCAACAGCCCTGGACATCACCGGCTCCGCCAACGAGATCGCCGCCGAGGGCCAGCCTGTCGACCTGGACGACCTGGCGACCGTTTCCCCCTACATCACCCACACCGTCCGCCGATTCGGGAACTGGACCCTCAACCTCACCCCGCCGGACGACACCCCCAACACCCGGTTGGATCTGGAGCCACGAGTGTTGTTCGCCGCGCCCTGGACTGATCCCCCTCATGAGATGCCGAAAGCGACCGGTGGGGACGAGGACTCCCAGCGGGAGGCTCCACGGCGAGCAGGCCGAGCAGCCAGGCACCGATGA
- a CDS encoding site-specific integrase, with protein sequence MSVVASPAQPDPTPLPGTAGSTTAAATERFLESRTAATTRAGYAETLTAITGPDDPVAALTPEQYAAVMDRWKAAAAATWNRHLSAPGLLHHLGPTPGTAGHQPRPALRERVLWRLRYDTAARAEEILTLNVEGLGLEFRRARVTSKGARNWRPRVIKCRVFTRSGAVKVTWRSG encoded by the coding sequence ATGTCCGTCGTGGCGTCCCCCGCACAGCCCGACCCGACCCCTCTCCCCGGCACGGCCGGCTCGACGACCGCCGCAGCCACCGAGCGCTTCCTGGAGTCCCGCACCGCGGCCACCACCCGCGCCGGCTACGCCGAGACCCTCACCGCGATCACCGGCCCAGACGATCCCGTCGCCGCGCTGACCCCCGAGCAGTACGCCGCGGTGATGGACCGCTGGAAGGCCGCGGCCGCCGCCACCTGGAACCGGCACCTGTCCGCCCCTGGTCTCCTTCACCACCTGGGCCCAACGCCAGGAACTGCTGGCCACCAACCCCGCCCGGCGCTGCGCGAACGAGTCCTGTGGAGGCTCCGGTACGACACCGCCGCCCGTGCCGAGGAAATCCTCACCCTCAACGTCGAGGGCCTCGGCCTGGAGTTCCGCCGCGCCCGAGTCACCAGCAAGGGGGCGCGGAACTGGCGACCTCGCGTAATCAAGTGTCGCGTGTTCACGCGCTCTGGAGCTGTAAAAGTCACATGGCGTAGTGGCTGA
- a CDS encoding sigma factor, translated as MASLAYRLLGSAADAEDAVQDAFLHGHAADRQRIKVPEPWPTKIVTNLCLDRLRSAQAHPRTHRRSLAARIAPRRRPDAQPRRHFRAALTLMERLSPLDRGHANAA; from the coding sequence CTGGCCTCGCTGGCGTACCGGCTGCTGGGCTCCGCCGCCGACGCCGAAGACGCCGTGCAGGACGCGTTCCTGCACGGGCACGCCGCCGACCGGCAGCGGATCAAGGTGCCGGAACCATGGCCGACCAAGATCGTCACCAACCTGTGCCTCGACCGGCTCCGCTCGGCACAAGCCCACCCGCGAACGCACCGTCGGAGCCTGGCTGCCCGAATCGCTCCTCGACGGCGACCCGATGCTCAGCCCCGCCGACACTTTCGAGCAGCGCTGACTCTTATGGAGCGCCTGTCGCCCCTCGATCGGGGCCATGCGAATGCTGCGTGA
- a CDS encoding NAD(P)/FAD-dependent oxidoreductase, protein MKHRIVVLGAGYAGAYVAGNVARRLSPADTEITVVNAEPDFVERLRMHQLAAGQEIEARKLADVFAGTGIRLRLARVTAVDPERQVVAVADADGGGELGYDTLVYALGSHVADCGVPGVAEHAFHVTARPAALRLRERLDSLDRRGEGGRVLVVGDGLTGIETATEFAESRPGLSVTLVARGELGARLSAGARSHLRRACDRLGITVLEHTSVQAVEATRVLCTDGTALASDATVWTAGFAINPIAAAGGLEVTENGQIVVDGTMRSVSHPNVYAVGDSAYAIGDNGRPLPMSCASAGSTGRQATDAIVGRLTGRKITKSKLDYPGNHISLGRRDGILQMVDDRAQAKPQYVGGRKAARIKSGILQISLWGISHPTFGMPRRKHRLAAAPDATAEKAVA, encoded by the coding sequence ATGAAGCATCGCATCGTCGTCCTCGGCGCCGGCTATGCCGGGGCCTACGTGGCCGGGAACGTGGCCCGCCGGCTGTCCCCGGCGGACACCGAGATCACCGTGGTCAACGCCGAGCCGGACTTCGTCGAGCGGCTGCGGATGCACCAGCTCGCGGCCGGCCAGGAGATCGAGGCTCGAAAGCTGGCTGACGTCTTCGCGGGCACGGGGATACGGCTGCGCCTCGCCCGTGTCACCGCCGTCGACCCCGAGCGCCAGGTCGTCGCCGTGGCCGACGCCGACGGCGGTGGCGAACTCGGCTACGACACGCTTGTCTACGCGCTCGGCAGCCACGTCGCCGACTGCGGCGTCCCCGGCGTGGCCGAGCACGCCTTCCACGTCACCGCCCGGCCCGCGGCGCTGCGCCTGCGCGAGCGCCTGGACAGCCTGGACAGGCGTGGCGAAGGCGGGAGGGTGCTGGTCGTCGGCGACGGGTTGACCGGCATCGAGACCGCCACCGAATTCGCCGAATCCCGGCCCGGCCTGTCGGTCACGCTGGTCGCCCGCGGCGAACTGGGCGCCAGGCTCTCCGCCGGAGCCCGCAGCCACCTGCGCCGGGCCTGCGACCGGCTGGGCATCACCGTCCTGGAGCACACCAGCGTCCAAGCCGTCGAAGCGACGCGGGTGCTGTGCACCGACGGCACCGCCCTAGCGTCCGACGCAACCGTGTGGACGGCCGGGTTCGCGATCAACCCCATCGCCGCCGCCGGCGGGCTGGAGGTCACAGAGAACGGCCAGATCGTCGTCGATGGCACCATGCGCTCGGTCTCGCACCCGAACGTCTACGCCGTCGGCGACAGCGCCTACGCCATCGGCGACAACGGCCGGCCACTGCCGATGTCCTGCGCTTCGGCCGGCTCCACCGGCCGGCAGGCCACAGACGCGATCGTGGGACGCCTGACCGGCCGCAAGATTACCAAGAGCAAGCTGGACTACCCGGGCAACCACATCAGCCTCGGACGGCGGGACGGGATCCTGCAGATGGTCGACGACAGAGCGCAAGCAAAGCCACAGTACGTGGGCGGCCGGAAGGCCGCGCGGATCAAGTCGGGCATCCTCCAGATCTCGCTGTGGGGCATCTCGCACCCGACCTTCGGCATGCCCAGGCGCAAGCACCGCCTGGCCGCCGCGCCGGACGCGACCGCCGAGAAGGCGGTCGCGTAG
- a CDS encoding SDR family NAD(P)-dependent oxidoreductase translates to MSKVWFVTGSSRGLGRNFVEAALSRGDKVAATARNAASLDELVAAYGEAVLPLELDVTDRAAVFESVQRAGQHFGRLDVVVNNAGYAQVGAIEELTEQQLRDQLETNVFGAVWVIQAALPRLREQGAGHVIQLSSAAGLMAFALSGAYSASKWALEALNESLAQEVAGFGIKVTVIEPGGFATRSGKNPDPLDNGHMAEADPIYDGLRRRLAGFAGKQPAGDPAAAAQALLKIVDSDDPPLRVLFGQGFYPMLQQVYADRLKTWADWQDLSAEAHGNLDQENR, encoded by the coding sequence ATGAGCAAGGTCTGGTTCGTCACCGGTTCGTCTCGCGGTCTGGGCCGCAACTTCGTCGAGGCCGCCCTGTCACGCGGCGACAAGGTGGCCGCGACCGCCCGGAACGCCGCGAGCCTTGACGAGCTGGTCGCCGCCTACGGCGAGGCGGTGCTCCCGCTGGAGCTGGACGTGACCGACAGGGCCGCCGTGTTCGAGAGCGTGCAGCGGGCCGGACAGCACTTCGGCCGGCTCGACGTCGTCGTGAACAACGCCGGCTACGCGCAGGTCGGCGCGATCGAGGAGCTGACCGAGCAGCAGTTGCGCGACCAGCTGGAGACCAACGTGTTCGGCGCGGTGTGGGTGATCCAGGCCGCGCTGCCCCGCCTGCGCGAGCAGGGTGCAGGGCACGTCATCCAGCTGTCCTCGGCGGCCGGGCTCATGGCGTTCGCGCTCAGCGGCGCCTACAGCGCCTCCAAGTGGGCCCTGGAAGCCCTGAACGAATCCCTCGCCCAGGAGGTCGCCGGCTTCGGCATCAAGGTGACCGTCATCGAGCCCGGCGGCTTCGCCACCAGGTCCGGTAAGAACCCCGATCCCCTCGACAACGGCCACATGGCCGAGGCCGACCCGATCTACGACGGCCTTCGCCGCCGTCTCGCCGGGTTCGCGGGCAAGCAGCCCGCCGGCGACCCGGCCGCCGCGGCCCAGGCACTCCTCAAGATCGTCGACTCCGACGACCCGCCCCTGCGGGTGCTGTTCGGGCAGGGCTTCTACCCGATGCTCCAGCAGGTCTACGCCGACCGGCTCAAGACCTGGGCCGACTGGCAGGACCTTTCGGCGGAGGCTCACGGCAACCTCGATCAAGAGAATCGGTGA
- a CDS encoding TetR/AcrR family transcriptional regulator codes for MTDRRATRTDARTETIMRTTLDLAREVGYAKLSIEAVAARAGVGKHTVYRRWPSRGLLFLDAVLSLNTAGLDHPDTGDIVADLREVMTRAADLLSRPPWGPLYQDLIGEAQHDPEVAAALNRRFIEPQTANTLARLRAAKDQGQLAPDFDLDLAFEILSGPLYYRLLITQQPLTHAYIDRVLHALFAGLSPRPQTR; via the coding sequence ATGACCGACCGCCGCGCCACTCGTACCGATGCCCGGACCGAAACGATCATGCGGACCACGCTGGATCTGGCCCGAGAGGTCGGCTACGCCAAGCTCAGCATCGAGGCGGTCGCGGCCCGGGCCGGCGTCGGCAAACACACTGTCTACCGCCGCTGGCCCTCCCGGGGCCTGCTGTTCCTCGACGCGGTCCTCAGCCTGAACACCGCAGGCCTGGACCACCCCGACACCGGCGACATCGTGGCCGATCTACGCGAGGTGATGACCAGGGCCGCCGACCTGCTAAGCCGGCCACCCTGGGGCCCGCTGTACCAGGACCTCATCGGCGAAGCTCAGCACGATCCCGAGGTCGCCGCCGCACTCAACCGGCGGTTCATCGAGCCACAGACCGCCAACACCCTGGCTCGCCTCAGGGCCGCCAAGGACCAGGGTCAACTCGCTCCCGACTTCGACCTGGACCTGGCGTTCGAGATCCTGTCGGGCCCCTTGTACTACCGGCTGCTGATCACACAGCAGCCGTTGACCCACGCCTACATCGACCGCGTGCTCCATGCACTCTTCGCCGGGCTGAGCCCCAGACCGCAAACGCGATAG
- a CDS encoding DoxX family protein, with translation MFAAYVTITVFASVLNGSAAVVYLIGHEFPKAQADMKGLPRSWVPVLGMLLAAGSLGLLGGFAVPMLGTLAAAGLVLYFIGALLAHLRVGSRKLANWAGFFATAVAALAVNLGYHWS, from the coding sequence ATGTTCGCCGCTTATGTCACGATCACCGTCTTCGCCTCGGTATTGAACGGCAGCGCCGCCGTCGTCTACCTGATCGGACACGAATTTCCCAAGGCTCAGGCGGACATGAAGGGCCTGCCACGGTCGTGGGTACCGGTGTTGGGCATGTTGCTGGCGGCGGGCTCCTTGGGGCTGCTGGGCGGGTTCGCCGTGCCGATGCTGGGGACACTCGCCGCTGCCGGCCTCGTGCTCTACTTCATCGGCGCACTCCTTGCGCACCTGCGAGTGGGTTCTCGTAAGCTCGCGAACTGGGCCGGATTCTTCGCCACTGCGGTGGCCGCACTAGCCGTGAACCTGGGCTACCACTGGTCATGA
- a CDS encoding SDR family NAD(P)-dependent oxidoreductase, whose amino-acid sequence MTSVLITGANKGLGYETARRLGELGWRVFLGSRDESRGRAAAQKLAADGAHVIMVPLDVTSEESVAGAVRLVREHTDRMDVLINNAGTPGGGVNPADATAKDIHAVYDTNVYGPVRVTHAFLPLLQAADNPRVVMVTGAGGSIAVVTDPGQAVSTMYELAYTSSKAALNMITVRYAQALPAIKFNAVTPGEVANGRFTATDMNIHTAS is encoded by the coding sequence ATGACCTCAGTATTGATCACTGGAGCGAACAAGGGCCTGGGCTACGAGACGGCGCGTAGGCTCGGGGAGCTGGGTTGGAGGGTCTTCCTCGGCTCACGCGACGAGAGCCGGGGAAGGGCCGCCGCGCAGAAGCTGGCCGCCGACGGCGCGCACGTCATCATGGTCCCCTTGGACGTGACCTCGGAGGAGTCGGTGGCCGGGGCCGTGCGGCTGGTCCGGGAGCACACCGACCGGATGGACGTGCTGATCAACAACGCCGGCACGCCGGGCGGCGGTGTCAACCCGGCGGACGCGACGGCCAAGGACATCCACGCCGTCTACGACACCAATGTGTACGGGCCGGTCCGGGTCACGCACGCGTTCCTGCCGCTGTTGCAGGCGGCCGATAACCCGCGGGTGGTGATGGTCACCGGCGCCGGGGGGTCTATCGCGGTCGTGACTGACCCCGGGCAAGCCGTCTCGACGATGTACGAACTCGCCTACACCTCGTCGAAGGCGGCACTGAACATGATCACCGTCCGATACGCCCAGGCGCTGCCGGCCATCAAGTTCAACGCCGTGACCCCCGGCGAGGTCGCCAACGGCAGGTTCACCGCCACCGACATGAACATCCACACGGCGAGCTGA
- a CDS encoding FAD-binding oxidoreductase: MSQTVEQLQDLIAGPVLAPGDPGFDAETFTFNTTVNARPALVVGALDRHDVAAAVRFAAEKGFTVAVTSTGHGAVPGGMDGALVINTSRLKEISVDPQARTVRVGAGNRWAEVVQACAPFALMPPAGAAPSVGVTGYLLGGGLSPLGRAFGFAADHVHALELVTADGVHRRVDADTHKELFWALRGGGGGFGVVTAVEIGLFPVSTLYGGTVFFPGQQAADVLRAFRDWNDDRLPDEACGSLALQRLPDLPHLPEPLRGRFVVALRYAYPGDPAEGARLLAPLRAAADPILDTVGELPLTEFGAIHNDPAGPMPAWDRGDLLPALPDEAIDALLTAAGAQVADAPILVELRRLGGALARTPRHDNALSVRDAAYTLFVVDAPGAPSGSRLFTTMALWTRGAGLPTMRGEAPVATTPETAARLAEIKKTWDPARLLR; this comes from the coding sequence ATGAGTCAGACAGTCGAGCAGCTGCAAGATCTGATCGCGGGCCCGGTGCTCGCCCCCGGAGACCCCGGATTCGACGCCGAGACGTTCACGTTCAACACGACCGTGAACGCGCGGCCCGCGCTCGTCGTCGGCGCGCTGGACCGGCATGATGTGGCCGCAGCGGTGCGGTTCGCCGCCGAGAAGGGCTTCACCGTCGCCGTCACCTCCACCGGGCACGGCGCGGTCCCCGGCGGCATGGACGGAGCCCTGGTGATCAACACCTCCCGCCTCAAGGAGATCTCCGTCGATCCTCAGGCGCGTACCGTCCGCGTCGGCGCGGGCAACCGGTGGGCCGAGGTGGTGCAGGCATGCGCCCCGTTCGCGCTGATGCCGCCGGCCGGGGCGGCGCCGTCCGTCGGAGTCACGGGCTACCTGCTCGGCGGCGGGCTCAGTCCGCTGGGCCGCGCCTTCGGGTTCGCCGCCGACCATGTGCACGCCCTGGAGCTGGTGACCGCCGACGGGGTCCACCGGCGGGTGGACGCCGACACCCACAAGGAGCTGTTCTGGGCGCTGCGCGGCGGCGGAGGCGGGTTCGGCGTCGTCACCGCTGTGGAGATCGGTCTCTTCCCCGTCTCCACCTTGTACGGCGGGACCGTCTTCTTCCCCGGGCAGCAGGCCGCCGATGTGCTCCGGGCCTTCCGGGACTGGAACGACGACCGGCTGCCCGACGAGGCGTGCGGCTCGCTCGCGCTGCAACGGCTCCCCGACCTGCCGCACCTGCCCGAGCCGCTCAGGGGACGGTTCGTCGTGGCCCTCCGGTACGCCTACCCGGGCGACCCGGCCGAGGGAGCCAGGCTGCTGGCGCCCCTGCGCGCAGCCGCCGACCCCATCCTCGACACCGTGGGCGAGCTGCCGCTGACCGAGTTCGGCGCGATCCACAACGACCCCGCCGGGCCCATGCCCGCCTGGGACCGCGGCGACCTGCTGCCCGCCCTGCCGGACGAGGCCATCGACGCCCTGCTGACAGCCGCCGGCGCCCAGGTGGCCGACGCTCCGATCCTCGTGGAACTGCGCAGGCTGGGCGGCGCGCTCGCCCGTACTCCCCGCCACGACAACGCGCTCAGCGTGCGGGACGCCGCATACACCCTGTTCGTGGTCGACGCGCCGGGCGCCCCTTCCGGGTCCCGCCTGTTCACGACCATGGCACTCTGGACGCGCGGGGCCGGACTGCCCACCATGCGCGGCGAGGCCCCGGTGGCCACCACCCCCGAGACCGCGGCGCGGCTCGCCGAGATCAAGAAGACCTGGGACCCCGCCAGGCTCCTGCGCTGA
- a CDS encoding BTAD domain-containing putative transcriptional regulator produces the protein MAEVSIAVLGPMAATVAGRPVPLGGPRQRAVLAVLVAARGSAVSADRILHDVWEHDTNVSLGTLHAYVSTLRRALEPRRPAGAPAQVLITEGNGYRLRADRVRVDAETFTDLARQAEQALRERRHEVAARLLTEALALWRGEAYADFPDAGFPSAERARMEALRQAATENLYEARLALGDHAALVGDLDKHTRTHPFSERAWELLALALYRSGRQADALAALRQVRETLGRELGLDPGPSLRRLETAILAQHEQIAPRPDTRPRSGNLPNPLSRFVGRPGEPARIDALLAEHRLVTLTGPGGVGKTRLALESARRRNHADGPWLIELAELEDPTLLPAALAGVLGVLGAATCDRVADVLGDRDVLLVLDNGEHLLEAVREAARTLLARTPGVRVLATSREPLGLPGEVVYEVRPLPAEQGHELFLARAATNVPDWTPDASQDRLIRRLCHDLDGLPLAIELAAAQCRVLSLEQIVSGLDDRFTVLHNSADPGRHQTLWRTVSWSHTMLTPAEREVFHRLGVFASSFDLQAAAAVCDRPVYAELNALVRKSLVSAEAGTDPRRYRLLETIKLFARGHADARAGAAHRAWVLSEAEAAAPHLRGHRAGSYLARLHAQQPEHRLALSSAAQQGDGDYMLRLIGLLHWVWYRHGVVAEGLSWIAAALELGHDAGAELLGPVHLARSGLCYLAGDFGAATEAACRAAEAGATSGDTHVEVQALIHGALFDALGGAPDTLERSRTALTRARSAGARWLEAEALMVLGMLLRAEGRAGTARQRLTEAAAVAHECGHGFVRTSVDWMIMKIDLELGAHHRTLKQGVAMLTSLDDEGDVTSWLVCVHFLAAAFALTGDPTTGALLLGAATEHGSRIGFSPEEMDPVDARRQAAQVRAALPADAFDHWFERGRSLSRSDVRDVATTRHHAPPHV, from the coding sequence ATGGCCGAGGTCAGCATCGCCGTGCTCGGGCCGATGGCCGCGACGGTGGCCGGTCGGCCCGTGCCGCTGGGCGGCCCCCGTCAGCGGGCCGTGCTCGCCGTGCTGGTAGCCGCCCGCGGCAGCGCCGTCTCCGCGGACCGCATCCTGCACGACGTATGGGAACACGACACCAACGTCTCACTTGGGACATTGCACGCGTACGTCTCGACGCTCCGCCGGGCCCTGGAACCCCGACGGCCCGCCGGAGCGCCGGCCCAGGTCCTGATCACCGAGGGCAACGGCTACCGGCTGCGCGCCGACCGGGTGCGGGTGGACGCCGAGACCTTCACGGACCTGGCAAGGCAGGCCGAACAGGCTCTGCGCGAGCGCAGGCACGAAGTGGCGGCTCGCCTGCTGACCGAGGCCCTCGCCCTCTGGCGAGGGGAGGCGTACGCGGACTTCCCGGACGCGGGCTTCCCGTCGGCCGAGCGGGCCCGCATGGAGGCGCTGCGGCAGGCCGCCACCGAGAACCTGTACGAGGCCAGGCTCGCGCTCGGCGACCACGCCGCCCTGGTGGGAGATCTGGACAAGCACACCCGCACCCACCCCTTCAGCGAGCGGGCCTGGGAACTGCTCGCCCTCGCCCTCTACCGCAGCGGTAGACAGGCCGACGCGTTGGCGGCGCTCCGCCAGGTGCGCGAAACCCTCGGCCGCGAGCTCGGCCTGGACCCAGGCCCGTCGCTGCGCCGGTTGGAAACCGCGATCCTCGCCCAGCACGAGCAGATCGCACCCCGCCCGGACACCCGGCCGCGCAGCGGCAACCTGCCCAACCCCCTGTCACGCTTCGTCGGCCGGCCCGGCGAGCCCGCACGGATCGACGCGCTGCTGGCCGAGCACCGCCTCGTCACGCTCACCGGCCCGGGCGGCGTCGGCAAGACCCGTCTGGCGCTGGAGAGCGCCCGTCGGCGAAACCACGCCGACGGTCCCTGGCTGATCGAGCTGGCCGAGCTCGAAGACCCCACGTTGCTGCCCGCCGCGCTGGCGGGCGTGCTCGGCGTCCTGGGTGCCGCCACCTGCGACCGGGTCGCCGACGTCCTCGGCGACCGTGACGTTCTGCTGGTTCTGGACAACGGAGAGCACCTGCTGGAGGCCGTCAGGGAGGCCGCGCGAACCCTGCTCGCCAGGACGCCGGGCGTGCGCGTCCTCGCCACCAGCCGCGAGCCGCTGGGCCTGCCCGGCGAGGTCGTGTACGAGGTCCGGCCGCTGCCCGCCGAGCAAGGACACGAGCTGTTCCTGGCCCGCGCCGCGACCAACGTCCCGGACTGGACTCCGGACGCTTCGCAGGACCGGCTGATCCGGCGCCTGTGCCACGACCTCGACGGCCTGCCGCTCGCGATCGAGCTCGCCGCCGCCCAGTGCCGCGTGCTCTCCCTCGAACAGATCGTCAGCGGGCTCGACGACCGGTTCACCGTCCTTCACAACAGCGCCGACCCGGGTCGCCACCAGACACTCTGGCGGACCGTCTCCTGGAGCCACACCATGCTCACCCCGGCCGAGCGAGAGGTGTTCCACCGGCTCGGCGTGTTCGCCTCTTCCTTCGACCTGCAGGCCGCCGCCGCCGTGTGCGACAGGCCGGTCTACGCCGAGCTCAACGCTCTGGTGCGCAAATCGCTGGTGAGCGCGGAGGCGGGCACCGACCCGCGCCGCTACCGGCTGCTGGAGACCATCAAGCTGTTCGCGCGCGGCCATGCCGACGCCCGAGCCGGCGCGGCGCACCGCGCCTGGGTGCTCTCCGAGGCCGAGGCGGCCGCCCCGCACCTGCGCGGACACCGGGCCGGCAGCTACCTCGCACGGCTGCACGCCCAGCAGCCCGAGCACCGGCTGGCCCTCTCCTCCGCGGCCCAGCAGGGCGACGGTGACTACATGCTCCGCCTCATCGGCCTGCTCCACTGGGTCTGGTACCGGCACGGCGTCGTCGCCGAAGGGCTGAGCTGGATCGCCGCCGCTCTGGAGCTCGGCCACGACGCCGGAGCCGAACTCCTCGGACCGGTCCACCTGGCCAGATCCGGACTGTGCTACCTCGCAGGAGACTTCGGCGCCGCCACCGAGGCCGCGTGCCGGGCAGCCGAAGCGGGCGCGACCTCCGGCGACACGCACGTGGAGGTCCAGGCGCTCATCCACGGCGCCCTGTTCGACGCGCTCGGCGGTGCCCCGGACACCTTGGAGCGTTCCCGCACGGCACTCACCCGGGCCAGGAGCGCGGGCGCGCGGTGGCTGGAGGCCGAGGCGCTCATGGTCCTGGGCATGCTGCTGCGCGCGGAGGGCCGGGCCGGCACGGCACGGCAGCGGCTCACCGAAGCCGCCGCGGTCGCCCACGAGTGCGGTCACGGGTTCGTCCGCACCTCGGTGGACTGGATGATCATGAAGATCGACCTGGAGCTGGGCGCTCACCACCGCACCCTGAAACAGGGCGTCGCCATGCTGACCAGCCTGGACGACGAGGGCGACGTGACCTCTTGGCTCGTATGCGTCCACTTCCTGGCCGCCGCGTTCGCCCTGACCGGCGATCCCACCACAGGAGCCCTGCTCCTGGGCGCCGCCACCGAACACGGCTCCCGGATCGGTTTCTCTCCCGAGGAGATGGACCCCGTGGACGCCCGCCGCCAGGCCGCCCAGGTCCGGGCCGCCCTGCCCGCCGATGCCTTCGACCACTGGTTCGAGCGCGGACGCTCCTTGTCCCGATCCGACGTCCGCGACGTGGCCACCACACGCCACCACGCGCCGCCACACGTCTGA